Proteins encoded in a region of the Cardiocondyla obscurior isolate alpha-2009 linkage group LG18, Cobs3.1, whole genome shotgun sequence genome:
- the L(2)k09848 gene encoding WD repeat-containing protein 74, translated as MFYVFDSGRRELVARKKKRRAVMSDRATFDVFAGATSGVVKGIKIGETKKETRIKNLQELAGIKEDDRVTRIAWGDDDEREILVACGKKDRRIKIYDSDSGIRTQSFLCNIGEGSINGVSKYNECILTSVGSGIVSLWSSAAKQGVELVNAGENLNRMCHSHVRKNVIATGGKENKVKMYDLEKREMIFLEKNLPHDWLNLRRPIWISDLNFLPETQQIIAVGRYGNIYLYDPSSQRRPVLHMTVQNEAWTCLAIPPKEKHIIVGSTTGKLNLIDLRKSGKVLNTYKGFVGGVTGVTCSKTNPYVASVSLDRHLRIHDINTKEMLKCIYLTSRLSCLVIRSDISLLKEEKFE; from the exons ATGTTTTACGTGTTTGATAGCGGACGTCGTGAGCTCgttgcgcgaaaaaaaaaaagacgggcCGTCATGAGCGACAGGGCGACTTTCGACGTTTTTGCGGGGGCCACGTCCGGCGTCGTCAAAG GAATAAAAATCGGAGAGACGAAGAAGGagacgagaataaaaaatttgcaagagCTAGCGGGTATAAAGGAGGACGACCGGGTGACTAGGATCGCATGGGGTGACGACGACGAACGAGAGATTCTCGTCGCGTGTGGTAAAAAAGATAGAAG aaTAAAGATCTACGACTCTGATAGTGGGATACGGACACAATCGTTTCTTTGCAACATTGGCGAAGGAAGTATCAACGGAGTATCAAAATATaacga GTGTATTTTAACGTCGGTTGGATCTGGAATAGTAAGCCTGTGGTCATCAGCTGCCAAACAAGGAGTGGAACTGGTCAATGCTGGAGAAAACTTAAACAGAATGTGCCACTCGCACGTGAGAAAGAATGTGATAGCAACCGGGGGAAAGGAGAACAAAGTTAAAATGTACGATTTGGAAAAGCGAGAAATGATATTCCTTGAGAAAAATCTTCCGCACGACTGGTTGAACTTGAGAAGACCTATTTGGATATCGGATTTGAATTTCTTACCAGAAACCCAACAGATAATCGCAGTCGGTAGATATGGAAAC atataCCTGTACGATCCCTCTTCCCAAAGACGTCCCGTATTGCATATGACGGTACAAAATGAAGCTTGGACCTGCTTAGCCATTCCGCCTAAAGAAAA ACATATTATAGTTGGGTCAACAACAGGGAAGCTGAACCTCATCGATCTGAGAAAGTCAGGCAAAGtgttaaatacatataaaggATTTGTCGGTGGCGTAACCGGAGTGACTTGCAGCAAGACTAATCCGTACGTCGCAAGTGTCAGTCTCGACAGGCATTTGCGAATACACGACATCAACACAAAAGAAATGCTCAAATGC ATTTATTTAACATCGAGATTATCGTGTCTAGTAATAAGGTCAGATATCTCGTTACTAAAAGAGGAAAAGTTTGAATAG
- the Hsepi gene encoding D-glucuronyl C5-epimerase B isoform X1, translating into MMRLNFKTTLLVLVVATVSFLLASWNNCGSLLFHTAKHKDRSNTESGYQEIDCHINGDYSVGCRKEGDEVYIPFSFIHKYFEIYGKLATYDGLERFEWLHSYSKIVSPKGKYDPRGVFMTFENYNVEVRDRVKCISGTDGVPISTQWESQGYYYPTQIAQFGLSHYSKNLTEPEPHRKIIDDTDKVKQNWNVPQGSVMNRVYDKQVNSYVLKFATPETSTSGISLNLDHVLDFVLKWDFNIKDNGSVTVVLQSREKKEMYYLHYVTNNLVLYNYNNHVHYGIGQTNHQWKRLTRDLVVDLQKGLYLNDKSKKKLPRSKLKVVKITLYGSGMIDNMTLSTNEHMEQFYDTARWFVANQNITSGGWPNPVRRKVAPGMAILEPGWYSSMGQGHAISVLARAYYHSGEAKYLQAAIRGLRPFRLTSAKGGVAALFLGKYIWYEEYPTTPSSFVLNGFIYSLIGLYDLKSIAIGKDAEEATRLFNQGMISLKNMLMLYDTGSGTTYDLRHFMLKTAPNLARWDYHSTHINQLLLLNSIDNDPIFITTAERWIGYMNGKRAAHN; encoded by the exons ATGATGCgactaaattttaaaacaactCTACTTGTACTGGTTGTCGCAACAGTGAGTTTTTTATTGGCATCGTGGAATAATTGCGGAAGCCTATTGTTCCACACGGCAAAGCATAAa GATCGTTCAAATACAGAATCGGGATATCAAGAGATAGATTGTCATATAAATGGCGATTATTCTGTAGGATGTCGCAAAGAAGGCGACGAAGTGTACATACCATTTTCATTTATCCATAAATATTTCGAG ATTTATGGCAAATTAGCTACTTACGATGGCCTGGAAAGATTCGAATGGTTGCACAGTTACTCGAAGATTGTAAGTCCCAAGGGAAAGTATGATCCCCGAGGTGTATTTATGACTTTCGAGAATTACAATGTCGAAGTCAGGGATAGAGTTAAATGTATCAGTGGTACCGACGGTGTGCCGATATCAACGCAATGGGAGAGTCAGGGATATTATTATCCCACACAAATTGCTCAATTTGGATTATCACACtatagtaaaaatttaacCGAGCCTGAGCCACACAGAAAGATCATCGATGATACCGATAAAGTTAAGCAGAACTGGAACGTTCCTCAGGGCTCGGTTATGAACAGAGTGTATGACAAGCAAGTTAATAGTTACGTCCTAAAATTTGCTACGCCGGAAACGAGCACGTCTGGGATTTCTTTAAACTTGGATCATGTATTAGACTTTGTATTGAAGTgggattttaatattaaagacaATGGAAGTGTCACGGTTGTATTGCAAtcaagggaaaagaaagagatgtaCTACCTTCACTATGTTACCAACAATTTagtattgtataattataacaatcaTGTGCACTATGGAATCGGACAAACTAATCATCAATGGAAACGTCTTACTAGAGATCTCGTAGTTGATTTACAAAAAGGTCTTTATTTGAATGacaaaagtaagaaaaaattaccCCGATCCAAATTAAAG GTAGTTAAAATTACCTTGTACGGTTCCGGTATGATTGACAATATGACGCTATCAACTAACGAGCATATGGAGCAATTTTACGATACAGCAAGGTGGTTTGTCGCCAATCAAAATATCACCTCTGGTGGTTGGCCGAATCCTGTCAGGAGAAAAGTAGCACCTGGAATGGCTATACTTGAGCCTGGATG GTATTCTAGCATGGGCCAGGGCCACGCGATATCGGTTTTAGCACGGGCGTATTATCATTCAGGAGAGGCGAAGTACTTACAAGCCGCTATCAGAGGCTTGCGACCTTTCAGACTGACATCCGCTAAAGGAGGAGTGGCTGCATTATTTCtaggaaaatatatttggtATGAGGAATATCCTACTACTCCCTCTTCTTTTGTTCTAAAtggttttatttattcgcttATCGGTCTCTATGATTTAAAAAGCATAGCGATAGGTAAAGACGCGGAAGAAGCGACTAGACTTTTCAATCAGGGTATGATATCTTTAAAGAATATGTTAATGTTATACGATACTGGTTCAGGTACGACTTATGATTTACGTCATTTCATGTTAAAAACAGCACCTAACTTAGCTAGATGGGACTATCATTCTACTCATATTAATCAACTTCTTCTTCTTAATTCTATTGATAACGAtcctatttttattacgaccGCGGAAAGATGGATCGGTTATATGAATGGCAAAAGAGCTgcacataattaa
- the Hsepi gene encoding D-glucuronyl C5-epimerase B isoform X2, whose amino-acid sequence MMRLNFKTTLLVLVVATDRSNTESGYQEIDCHINGDYSVGCRKEGDEVYIPFSFIHKYFEIYGKLATYDGLERFEWLHSYSKIVSPKGKYDPRGVFMTFENYNVEVRDRVKCISGTDGVPISTQWESQGYYYPTQIAQFGLSHYSKNLTEPEPHRKIIDDTDKVKQNWNVPQGSVMNRVYDKQVNSYVLKFATPETSTSGISLNLDHVLDFVLKWDFNIKDNGSVTVVLQSREKKEMYYLHYVTNNLVLYNYNNHVHYGIGQTNHQWKRLTRDLVVDLQKGLYLNDKSKKKLPRSKLKVVKITLYGSGMIDNMTLSTNEHMEQFYDTARWFVANQNITSGGWPNPVRRKVAPGMAILEPGWYSSMGQGHAISVLARAYYHSGEAKYLQAAIRGLRPFRLTSAKGGVAALFLGKYIWYEEYPTTPSSFVLNGFIYSLIGLYDLKSIAIGKDAEEATRLFNQGMISLKNMLMLYDTGSGTTYDLRHFMLKTAPNLARWDYHSTHINQLLLLNSIDNDPIFITTAERWIGYMNGKRAAHN is encoded by the exons ATGATGCgactaaattttaaaacaactCTACTTGTACTGGTTGTCGCAACA GATCGTTCAAATACAGAATCGGGATATCAAGAGATAGATTGTCATATAAATGGCGATTATTCTGTAGGATGTCGCAAAGAAGGCGACGAAGTGTACATACCATTTTCATTTATCCATAAATATTTCGAG ATTTATGGCAAATTAGCTACTTACGATGGCCTGGAAAGATTCGAATGGTTGCACAGTTACTCGAAGATTGTAAGTCCCAAGGGAAAGTATGATCCCCGAGGTGTATTTATGACTTTCGAGAATTACAATGTCGAAGTCAGGGATAGAGTTAAATGTATCAGTGGTACCGACGGTGTGCCGATATCAACGCAATGGGAGAGTCAGGGATATTATTATCCCACACAAATTGCTCAATTTGGATTATCACACtatagtaaaaatttaacCGAGCCTGAGCCACACAGAAAGATCATCGATGATACCGATAAAGTTAAGCAGAACTGGAACGTTCCTCAGGGCTCGGTTATGAACAGAGTGTATGACAAGCAAGTTAATAGTTACGTCCTAAAATTTGCTACGCCGGAAACGAGCACGTCTGGGATTTCTTTAAACTTGGATCATGTATTAGACTTTGTATTGAAGTgggattttaatattaaagacaATGGAAGTGTCACGGTTGTATTGCAAtcaagggaaaagaaagagatgtaCTACCTTCACTATGTTACCAACAATTTagtattgtataattataacaatcaTGTGCACTATGGAATCGGACAAACTAATCATCAATGGAAACGTCTTACTAGAGATCTCGTAGTTGATTTACAAAAAGGTCTTTATTTGAATGacaaaagtaagaaaaaattaccCCGATCCAAATTAAAG GTAGTTAAAATTACCTTGTACGGTTCCGGTATGATTGACAATATGACGCTATCAACTAACGAGCATATGGAGCAATTTTACGATACAGCAAGGTGGTTTGTCGCCAATCAAAATATCACCTCTGGTGGTTGGCCGAATCCTGTCAGGAGAAAAGTAGCACCTGGAATGGCTATACTTGAGCCTGGATG GTATTCTAGCATGGGCCAGGGCCACGCGATATCGGTTTTAGCACGGGCGTATTATCATTCAGGAGAGGCGAAGTACTTACAAGCCGCTATCAGAGGCTTGCGACCTTTCAGACTGACATCCGCTAAAGGAGGAGTGGCTGCATTATTTCtaggaaaatatatttggtATGAGGAATATCCTACTACTCCCTCTTCTTTTGTTCTAAAtggttttatttattcgcttATCGGTCTCTATGATTTAAAAAGCATAGCGATAGGTAAAGACGCGGAAGAAGCGACTAGACTTTTCAATCAGGGTATGATATCTTTAAAGAATATGTTAATGTTATACGATACTGGTTCAGGTACGACTTATGATTTACGTCATTTCATGTTAAAAACAGCACCTAACTTAGCTAGATGGGACTATCATTCTACTCATATTAATCAACTTCTTCTTCTTAATTCTATTGATAACGAtcctatttttattacgaccGCGGAAAGATGGATCGGTTATATGAATGGCAAAAGAGCTgcacataattaa